A genomic window from Mesosutterella faecium includes:
- the hemN gene encoding oxygen-independent coproporphyrinogen III oxidase has protein sequence MGIPATSYVELPDLALLRKFDIPAPRYTSYPTADRFTREFGPEDYEAALQSRQDEPLRKALSLYVHIPFCSDVCYYCGCNKIVTRDHARAAQYLEVLGKEMDLVGKFLTGDREIEQLHFGGGSPTFLDNDELERVMTMIRQRFPLQKDGEFSIEADPRSTPADKIAKMAELGLNRMSLGVQDLNAEVQKAVNRIQPFELVRDTMQAARANGFHSINMDLIYGLPLQTEASFARTIEQVIELSPDRIALYHYAHLPNIFKPQRMIRNADLPSTETKVEIMFNAIRTLTANGYRYIGMDHFAKETDELSVAQKNGTLQRNFQGYSTRADCDMVALGASSISKVGRVYACNPRDTESYYAAINGGRLATMRGFRLSDEDELRHWVIMKIMCQFEVKKSEVEEKFGVDFDSHFAWELKHLAAYQKHELVSLHPDRIVVTPKGRIFVRAVAMQFDKYLRESDRAGGYSTIA, from the coding sequence ATGGGTATCCCCGCAACGAGCTACGTTGAACTGCCCGATCTGGCCCTCCTGAGAAAGTTTGATATCCCGGCCCCCCGCTATACCTCCTATCCGACTGCTGATCGGTTCACCCGGGAGTTTGGCCCCGAAGATTACGAGGCGGCGCTTCAGTCGCGCCAGGACGAACCCCTCCGCAAGGCTCTCTCGCTGTACGTGCACATTCCATTCTGCAGCGATGTCTGCTACTACTGCGGCTGCAACAAGATCGTGACCCGGGATCACGCCCGGGCGGCGCAGTACCTGGAAGTTCTTGGGAAAGAGATGGACTTGGTGGGAAAGTTCCTGACCGGGGACCGCGAGATCGAGCAGCTGCATTTCGGGGGCGGTTCGCCCACGTTCCTCGACAACGACGAGCTCGAGCGGGTCATGACGATGATCAGGCAGCGATTTCCGCTGCAGAAGGACGGGGAGTTTTCCATTGAAGCGGATCCCCGCTCGACGCCGGCCGACAAGATCGCCAAGATGGCCGAGCTCGGGCTGAACCGCATGAGCCTCGGTGTACAGGACCTCAATGCCGAGGTTCAGAAGGCAGTGAACCGCATCCAGCCCTTCGAGCTTGTCCGCGACACGATGCAGGCCGCCAGGGCAAACGGCTTTCACTCCATCAACATGGATCTGATCTACGGCCTGCCCCTGCAGACCGAGGCTTCCTTTGCGAGGACGATCGAGCAGGTGATCGAGCTTTCGCCCGACCGCATCGCCTTGTACCACTACGCGCACCTGCCCAACATATTCAAGCCCCAGCGCATGATTCGGAACGCCGACCTGCCTTCGACCGAGACAAAGGTCGAGATCATGTTCAACGCCATCCGGACGCTTACGGCAAACGGCTACCGCTACATCGGGATGGACCATTTTGCCAAGGAGACGGACGAGCTCTCGGTCGCGCAGAAGAACGGCACCCTGCAGCGCAACTTCCAGGGCTACTCGACGCGCGCGGACTGCGACATGGTGGCGCTGGGGGCTTCCTCCATCTCCAAGGTGGGCCGCGTCTATGCCTGCAATCCCCGGGATACGGAGAGCTACTATGCGGCCATCAACGGCGGCAGGCTTGCGACCATGAGGGGCTTCCGGCTTTCAGACGAGGATGAGCTGAGGCACTGGGTCATCATGAAGATCATGTGCCAGTTCGAGGTGAAAAAAAGCGAGGTCGAGGAAAAATTCGGCGTGGACTTCGACAGCCACTTCGCCTGGGAGCTGAAGCATCTCGCCGCCTACCAGAAGCACGAGCTGGTCAGTCTGCACCCAGATCGAATCGTCGTGACGCCCAAGGGCAGGATCTTCGTGCGCGCCGTGGCCATGCAGTTCGACAAATATCTGCGGGAGTCCGACAGGGCGGGCGGCTACTCGACCATCGCCTGA
- the alaS gene encoding alanine--tRNA ligase: MKASEIRNAYLQFFKSKGHTIVASSPVVPEDDPTLLFTNAGMNQFKNCYLGIEKRSYTRATTSQKCIRAGGKHNDLDNVGYTARHHTFFEMLGNFSFGDYFKQDAIPWAWEFLTKVLELPPERLWVTVYIDDDEAYDIWNKQIGIPAERIIRIGDNKGGKYLSDNFWMMGDTGPCGPCSEIFFDRGPSVQGGPPGSPDEDGDRWLEIWNLVFTQFNRDASGKMNRLPHPNIDTGMGLERIASVLQDVPTNYDIDLFQNLMKAAKSAVEAAGAVNVVPGTPSLKVIADHIRACAFAIADGVTPGNEGRAYVLRRICRRAIRHGYKLGARKPFFYTLVKPLAEEMGDVYPELNKPSIAQVIKAEEERFFLTLANGMEILEDAISKTTNGVLNGDVVFKLHDTFGFPADLTADVCRERGIRVDTDAFDRAMDEQRAKARAAGKFKIAAGLIYNGEGNEFRGYSELVTEGAKVIALYKDGVPAEVAEAGDEAVLVFDKTPFYAEMGGQVGDSGTAENASTFVKILDTFHIKSNVYAHVSHVAEGSVRVGDVFKLQVDAERRAAIARNHSVTHLMDKALKSVCGEHVSQKGSLVTPEFTRFDFTHDRPVTEEQIAEIEDLVNREILENTPSKTEIMSIEDAKKTGAIMLFGEKYGKEVRVVTVGTSKELCGGTHVARTGDIGCFKIVSESGISAGVRRIEAVTGLNALHMLQRKTRLVNDVLSRFRGVPEDEIPAKVDSCFDQIRRLEKELETVKEKLSTQAGAELASRARDVKGVQVLAVALEGADARSLRETADKVRDKLKSAVVVLAAKNGGKLQICAGMTPDIVKRGLKAGELVRFVAEQVGGKGGGKPDFAMAGGSDPAALPAALESVYGWVEKAL; this comes from the coding sequence ATGAAGGCTTCGGAGATAAGGAACGCTTATCTTCAGTTTTTTAAGAGCAAGGGGCACACCATTGTCGCCTCCAGCCCGGTCGTTCCAGAGGATGACCCGACGCTGCTGTTCACCAACGCCGGCATGAACCAGTTCAAGAACTGCTACCTCGGCATTGAAAAGCGCAGCTACACGCGGGCAACGACCAGCCAGAAGTGCATCCGCGCCGGCGGCAAGCACAATGACCTTGACAATGTGGGCTACACCGCCCGCCATCATACGTTCTTCGAGATGCTGGGCAACTTCAGCTTCGGAGACTATTTCAAGCAGGATGCGATTCCGTGGGCCTGGGAGTTTCTGACCAAGGTGCTCGAGCTTCCGCCCGAGAGGCTGTGGGTGACGGTCTACATCGATGACGACGAAGCCTACGACATCTGGAACAAGCAGATTGGGATTCCTGCCGAGCGCATCATCCGCATTGGCGACAACAAGGGCGGCAAATACCTATCTGACAATTTCTGGATGATGGGCGACACCGGTCCCTGCGGCCCCTGCTCGGAGATCTTCTTCGACCGCGGCCCCTCGGTTCAGGGCGGCCCTCCGGGGAGCCCCGACGAGGATGGCGACCGCTGGCTGGAGATCTGGAACCTCGTGTTCACGCAGTTCAACCGCGACGCCTCCGGGAAGATGAACCGCCTCCCCCACCCCAACATTGACACGGGCATGGGCCTGGAGCGCATCGCCTCGGTTTTGCAGGACGTGCCGACCAACTACGACATCGACCTGTTCCAGAACCTGATGAAGGCCGCCAAGTCGGCCGTGGAGGCTGCTGGAGCCGTCAACGTCGTCCCGGGAACCCCGTCCCTGAAGGTGATCGCCGACCATATCCGGGCCTGCGCCTTCGCCATCGCCGACGGCGTGACCCCCGGCAACGAGGGACGCGCCTACGTGCTGCGCCGCATCTGCCGCCGCGCCATCCGCCACGGCTACAAGCTCGGTGCCCGCAAGCCGTTTTTCTACACGCTCGTCAAGCCTCTGGCCGAGGAGATGGGCGATGTCTATCCGGAGCTCAACAAGCCTTCAATCGCTCAGGTGATCAAGGCCGAGGAGGAGCGCTTCTTCCTCACTCTCGCCAACGGCATGGAGATTCTCGAGGACGCCATTTCCAAGACCACCAACGGGGTGCTCAACGGAGACGTCGTCTTCAAGCTGCATGACACTTTCGGCTTCCCTGCGGACCTCACGGCCGATGTCTGCCGCGAGCGCGGCATCCGCGTCGACACGGATGCCTTTGACCGTGCCATGGACGAGCAGAGGGCGAAGGCCCGCGCGGCCGGGAAGTTCAAGATTGCAGCCGGCCTGATCTACAACGGCGAGGGCAACGAATTCCGCGGCTACAGCGAGCTTGTCACCGAGGGTGCCAAGGTCATCGCCCTGTACAAGGACGGCGTGCCCGCCGAAGTGGCCGAGGCCGGGGACGAGGCGGTGCTGGTGTTCGACAAGACGCCCTTCTACGCGGAGATGGGCGGCCAGGTCGGCGACAGCGGCACGGCCGAGAACGCCTCGACTTTTGTGAAGATCCTCGACACCTTCCACATCAAGTCGAACGTCTACGCGCACGTGTCCCACGTGGCCGAAGGCTCGGTCCGGGTGGGCGACGTTTTCAAGCTGCAGGTCGACGCCGAGCGCCGCGCCGCCATCGCCCGCAACCATTCCGTGACCCACCTGATGGACAAGGCTCTCAAGTCGGTCTGCGGCGAGCATGTTTCCCAGAAGGGCAGCCTTGTGACGCCGGAGTTCACGCGCTTTGACTTCACCCATGACCGTCCCGTCACGGAAGAGCAGATCGCTGAGATCGAGGACCTGGTCAACCGGGAAATCCTCGAGAACACCCCGTCGAAGACGGAGATCATGTCCATCGAGGACGCGAAGAAGACCGGCGCGATCATGCTCTTTGGCGAGAAGTACGGCAAGGAAGTCCGCGTCGTCACCGTCGGCACTTCCAAGGAGCTGTGCGGAGGCACACACGTGGCCCGCACGGGCGATATAGGCTGCTTCAAGATCGTGTCGGAATCCGGCATTTCGGCCGGCGTGCGCCGCATTGAGGCGGTGACCGGCCTGAACGCGCTGCACATGCTGCAGAGGAAGACCCGGCTCGTGAACGACGTGCTGTCTCGCTTCCGCGGCGTGCCGGAAGACGAGATTCCCGCCAAGGTCGACTCCTGCTTTGATCAGATCCGCCGGCTCGAAAAAGAGCTTGAGACCGTCAAGGAGAAGCTTTCGACCCAGGCCGGCGCTGAGCTCGCCTCCAGGGCCCGCGATGTCAAGGGCGTTCAGGTCCTTGCCGTGGCGCTTGAAGGCGCCGATGCCCGCTCGCTGCGCGAGACGGCGGACAAGGTCCGCGACAAGCTGAAGAGCGCCGTGGTGGTTCTCGCTGCGAAGAACGGCGGAAAACTCCAGATCTGCGCCGGCATGACTCCGGACATCGTCAAGCGCGGCCTCAAGGCGGGCGAGCTGGTTCGCTTCGTGGCCGAGCAGGTGGGAGGCAAGGGAGGCGGAAAGCCGGATTTCGCCATGGCCGGCGGCTCCGACCCGGCGGCCCTGCCTGCGGCTCTTGAGTCCGTTTACGGATGGGTGGAAAAGGCCCTGTGA
- a CDS encoding sulfurtransferase TusA family protein: MGGKGPVMQELRSRPAPDRELSVDGSCPEPVLRTARALRAMSSGQILRVVCQDPASVHDLQVFSEQTGNRLLAQETEERAQGKVFVHWLSRR; this comes from the coding sequence ATGGGTGGAAAAGGCCCTGTGATGCAGGAGCTTCGCTCGCGCCCAGCGCCTGATCGGGAGCTCAGCGTGGACGGCAGCTGTCCCGAGCCCGTCCTCAGGACGGCCCGGGCGCTGCGGGCCATGTCTTCGGGCCAGATTCTGCGCGTAGTCTGCCAGGATCCGGCTTCAGTCCACGACCTGCAGGTTTTTTCCGAGCAGACAGGAAACCGGCTGCTCGCTCAGGAAACCGAGGAGCGTGCGCAGGGGAAGGTCTTTGTCCACTGGCTCTCGAGGCGCTGA
- a CDS encoding IS1634 family transposase, with translation MRRNNPDRWHFTVETNAQGLSYVYAYQTRWDPVKKQSRRSAKRYAGRLHEDGRVSFGKRFLADFPAYAEGDFFYGVDKTLVDEVTYRQDFPAAPGPKPEEDPELDETLSAGVTWAAESIADQSGMRSDLKAVFGDDANDLLALAIYKLDNGGSMAACEDWRRNVYLQTRSRLSSQRISELMESVKQKNVESYFALRHQRILEQARSRQEKTFYALDNTSVSTYSTTIDDAEFGHAKRDPELRQINYTFVCDQATGDIAYAHAYAGSVNDVTALSDILYRMKSAGFDLEDTVLVTDRGYGSLYNVQKMLDLELRFIQGVRRAEDSVLRALDRYSASLRDVSFYNPRLEVYARTIKEDWTRNTDFGPVGKPVYVHLYRFPGGDELEMKQLAARIEDLLDILNEGGRRPDDLWRSCGRFVEKVSGRNGALRWVRKDDAMRDACRYAGMFVLRTNEEEDPFRALWAYRLRGRVELDFNQFKNQVDGDRLRCSQTGYIGKLFICTLAAAIRLMMLKRARDCAAPGVSLPHNSIDCLLAKLRCIKADKRPSGNAWVTRPITKKQRDFLSLLLSVPFPPKVLR, from the coding sequence ATGCGCCGAAACAACCCTGACAGATGGCATTTCACTGTTGAAACAAACGCCCAAGGACTTTCTTACGTCTATGCCTATCAGACACGCTGGGATCCAGTGAAAAAGCAGTCCCGCCGCAGCGCGAAACGCTATGCGGGGCGGCTGCATGAGGATGGCAGAGTGTCGTTTGGGAAGCGCTTCCTGGCTGATTTTCCCGCCTATGCCGAAGGTGACTTCTTTTACGGAGTCGACAAAACCCTCGTGGATGAAGTGACCTACCGGCAGGACTTTCCGGCCGCACCCGGACCCAAGCCAGAGGAAGATCCGGAGCTGGATGAGACGCTCAGCGCCGGCGTGACCTGGGCGGCCGAGTCCATTGCCGATCAATCCGGGATGCGCAGCGATTTGAAAGCAGTCTTCGGAGACGATGCCAATGACCTGCTGGCGCTTGCCATTTACAAGCTTGACAACGGGGGATCAATGGCCGCCTGCGAGGACTGGCGGCGCAACGTTTACCTCCAGACCCGCAGCCGGCTCAGCTCCCAGCGCATCAGCGAACTGATGGAAAGCGTGAAGCAGAAGAATGTCGAGAGTTACTTTGCCCTGCGGCACCAGAGGATTCTCGAGCAGGCGAGAAGCCGGCAGGAGAAGACTTTTTACGCCTTGGACAACACTTCCGTCTCCACGTACTCGACTACCATCGATGATGCTGAATTCGGGCATGCCAAACGCGATCCAGAGCTCAGGCAGATCAACTACACCTTTGTCTGCGACCAGGCCACCGGCGACATTGCCTATGCGCATGCCTATGCGGGCTCCGTCAATGACGTCACCGCCCTGAGCGACATTCTTTACCGGATGAAAAGCGCCGGATTTGACCTTGAAGACACGGTTCTTGTGACGGACCGAGGCTATGGGAGCCTCTATAACGTGCAGAAGATGCTCGATCTCGAGCTGCGCTTCATTCAAGGCGTCCGCAGGGCCGAAGACTCAGTCCTGCGTGCGCTTGACCGCTACAGCGCGTCTCTGCGCGACGTGAGCTTCTACAACCCCAGGCTCGAGGTGTACGCAAGGACGATCAAGGAAGACTGGACCCGGAATACGGATTTCGGCCCCGTTGGAAAACCGGTCTACGTCCACCTTTACCGCTTTCCGGGAGGAGATGAGCTTGAGATGAAGCAGCTGGCGGCCAGAATCGAGGATCTGCTGGACATCCTCAATGAAGGCGGCAGGCGGCCCGATGACCTGTGGAGAAGCTGCGGGCGCTTTGTAGAAAAGGTCTCTGGCAGGAACGGAGCGCTGAGATGGGTCAGGAAAGATGACGCAATGCGGGACGCCTGCCGCTATGCCGGCATGTTTGTTCTGCGGACCAATGAGGAAGAGGATCCCTTCCGCGCTCTTTGGGCTTATCGCCTGAGGGGACGGGTCGAACTCGACTTCAACCAGTTCAAGAACCAGGTAGACGGAGACCGTCTGCGCTGCTCGCAGACCGGGTACATTGGAAAGCTGTTCATCTGCACTCTGGCCGCCGCCATCAGGCTCATGATGCTGAAGCGGGCCCGCGACTGTGCTGCTCCGGGAGTCTCTCTCCCGCACAACTCGATTGACTGCCTGCTGGCAAAGCTAAGGTGCATCAAGGCGGACAAACGCCCCAGCGGCAATGCCTGGGTGACGCGGCCCATAACGAAGAAGCAGCGGGATTTTCTCTCGCTGCTTCTGTCGGTGCCCTTCCCGCCTAAAGTCCTGCGTTAG
- a CDS encoding DNA gyrase subunit A has protein sequence MEEAYLNYSMSVLIGRALPDARDGFKPVHRRVLYAMWRLGNRHDVPYKKSARVVGDVIGKYHPHGDTAVYYTIVRMAQPFSLRYPLVDGHGNFGTIDRDPAAAMRYTEVRLSRIAEEMLTDIDRDTVDMTPNFDGTEKEPSVLPARFPQLLVNGSQGIAVGMATNIPTHNLGETIDACLYALHHPEATVDDLIRFMPAPDFPTGGIIFGLSGVRQAYRTGRGSVLIRAKVHEETDDKGRTSIVVDEIPYMVNKAELIKKIAALRNEKKIDGITDLRDESSKEIRIVIELRRDAHPEAVKNNLFKLTDLQTTFGVNMVALLDGRPQLLNLKQLVDAFIGLRREVVTRRTRFLLAKARAEGHLQEGLAIALANIDEFIEIIKSSSDRAEATDRLMNRGWKAQIVNEMIASVAGSYQDYRPQDIESDRGLRADGLYWLSREQTDRILDMRLQTLTATQQESIIAAYKELCAQITDYLDILAHDERIVKIINDDLLYIKEKYGDARRTAIDPSGDPDFDELDLIPQKDLVVTLSRDGYVKSQLLSDYQAQRRGGQGRKSGKFRDQDAGDQLIVTNTHDQLLCFTSFGRMYLINHAYMVPTGTAGSKGRPIQNLIALQQFEKSNGRGGTVKSLEKVTNILAIPTPDENHCVFFSTARAPVRSQLLRLSRDEVRLQELPADVSESIRRDVAAFKSELPQISAEKWDATALADLPATAQAEIKGILKWGTEETEAARKEAGHSKTWSEMKVSDLPAELRAQARSICDRGLGELAALKGEDWGRVTLGELPVKARNTARDAFRLSLLSDFAREHFVFFATARGIVKKVPLSEFSKVQNGGTSAVSLDPDDQLIGAELTDGHHDIMLFSDAGKAVRFDENDVRPMGRTARGVGGMKIRDSDRIIALIVAGDEDRMVLTATENGFGKRTPIAEYTRHGRNTQGMIAIATTERNGRVVGACLVSEEDEIILLSEKGHIVRTPVADIRVCSRAAQGVTLIGLKDDRLVSVTPVQAGMRGEEPAENGEAEPQNEGAGLPDDE, from the coding sequence ATGGAGGAAGCGTACCTGAACTACTCCATGAGCGTGCTGATCGGGCGCGCCCTCCCCGACGCGCGAGACGGCTTCAAGCCCGTGCACCGCCGCGTGCTCTACGCGATGTGGAGGCTGGGCAACCGCCACGATGTTCCCTATAAAAAATCAGCCCGCGTCGTCGGCGACGTCATCGGCAAGTACCATCCGCACGGCGACACCGCTGTCTACTACACGATCGTGCGCATGGCGCAGCCCTTCTCGCTTCGCTATCCCCTCGTCGACGGGCACGGCAATTTCGGAACTATTGACCGCGATCCGGCGGCAGCGATGCGTTACACGGAGGTCCGTCTGTCGCGTATTGCCGAGGAAATGCTCACCGACATCGACCGCGACACGGTCGACATGACGCCGAATTTCGACGGCACTGAAAAAGAGCCGTCCGTGCTTCCCGCGCGCTTTCCGCAGCTTCTGGTCAACGGCAGCCAGGGCATCGCCGTGGGCATGGCGACCAACATCCCCACGCACAACCTGGGCGAAACCATTGATGCGTGCCTGTACGCGCTGCACCATCCCGAGGCCACGGTCGACGACCTCATCAGGTTCATGCCGGCGCCTGACTTCCCGACCGGGGGCATCATTTTCGGGCTCTCCGGCGTGCGGCAGGCCTATCGGACGGGCCGCGGGAGCGTGCTTATCCGCGCGAAGGTTCACGAGGAGACGGACGACAAGGGCAGAACGTCCATCGTGGTCGACGAGATCCCCTACATGGTGAACAAGGCCGAGCTGATCAAAAAGATCGCCGCGCTCAGAAACGAAAAAAAGATAGACGGCATCACCGACCTCCGGGACGAATCGTCGAAAGAAATCCGCATCGTGATTGAGCTGAGGCGAGACGCCCACCCTGAGGCCGTCAAGAACAATCTCTTCAAGCTGACCGATCTGCAGACGACTTTCGGGGTCAACATGGTGGCCCTCCTCGACGGCAGACCCCAGCTGCTTAATTTGAAGCAGCTGGTCGACGCCTTCATCGGGCTGCGCCGCGAGGTGGTCACCCGCCGGACCCGCTTCCTGCTTGCCAAGGCCCGCGCCGAAGGGCACCTGCAGGAGGGGCTGGCCATCGCGCTGGCCAATATCGATGAGTTCATCGAGATCATCAAGTCTTCCTCAGACCGTGCCGAAGCGACCGATCGTCTGATGAACCGGGGCTGGAAGGCTCAGATCGTCAACGAAATGATCGCCTCGGTGGCGGGCAGCTACCAGGACTATCGGCCGCAGGACATCGAGAGCGACCGCGGACTGAGGGCCGACGGCCTTTACTGGCTGTCGCGCGAGCAGACGGACCGCATTCTCGACATGCGCCTGCAGACGCTGACGGCGACGCAGCAGGAGAGCATCATTGCGGCCTACAAGGAGCTGTGCGCGCAGATCACTGATTATCTCGACATCCTGGCCCATGACGAGCGCATCGTCAAAATCATCAACGACGATCTGCTTTACATTAAGGAGAAGTACGGCGACGCCCGCCGCACCGCGATCGATCCGTCCGGAGACCCTGACTTCGACGAGCTCGATCTCATACCGCAGAAGGATTTGGTGGTTACCTTGAGCCGCGACGGCTATGTCAAGAGCCAGCTGCTGTCCGACTACCAGGCCCAGAGGCGGGGCGGGCAGGGCAGAAAGTCCGGAAAATTCCGCGACCAGGACGCGGGCGACCAGCTGATTGTCACCAACACGCATGATCAGCTCCTGTGCTTTACAAGCTTCGGGCGCATGTACCTGATCAATCACGCCTACATGGTGCCCACGGGGACCGCCGGCTCGAAGGGCCGCCCGATCCAGAACCTGATCGCCCTGCAGCAGTTTGAAAAGAGCAACGGCAGGGGCGGCACCGTGAAATCGCTCGAGAAGGTCACGAACATCCTGGCCATTCCGACGCCCGACGAGAATCACTGCGTTTTCTTCTCCACCGCAAGGGCTCCGGTGCGCAGCCAGCTGCTGCGCCTGAGCCGCGACGAGGTCCGGCTGCAGGAGCTGCCGGCCGATGTGAGCGAATCGATCCGCAGGGACGTGGCGGCGTTCAAGTCTGAGCTGCCGCAGATCTCTGCAGAGAAATGGGACGCGACGGCGCTCGCTGATCTTCCCGCTACGGCTCAGGCCGAGATCAAGGGCATTCTGAAGTGGGGCACCGAAGAAACCGAGGCCGCCCGAAAAGAGGCCGGACATTCGAAGACCTGGAGCGAAATGAAAGTGTCGGACCTGCCCGCAGAGCTTCGGGCCCAGGCTCGCTCGATCTGCGACCGGGGACTTGGAGAGCTCGCCGCACTGAAGGGCGAGGACTGGGGGCGCGTGACACTGGGCGAGTTGCCCGTCAAGGCCCGCAACACGGCCCGGGACGCCTTCCGGCTGAGCCTGCTTTCCGATTTTGCCCGCGAGCACTTCGTCTTCTTTGCCACAGCGCGCGGCATCGTCAAGAAGGTCCCGCTCAGCGAATTCTCCAAGGTCCAGAACGGAGGCACTTCGGCTGTCAGCCTGGATCCCGATGACCAGCTGATCGGGGCCGAGCTCACCGACGGGCACCACGACATCATGCTTTTCTCCGATGCCGGGAAAGCTGTCCGGTTCGATGAGAACGACGTTCGTCCGATGGGCCGCACCGCCCGAGGCGTCGGCGGAATGAAGATCCGAGACTCCGACAGGATCATCGCCCTGATCGTAGCGGGTGACGAAGACCGCATGGTGCTCACCGCCACGGAAAACGGCTTTGGAAAGCGCACCCCGATCGCAGAGTACACGCGCCACGGCAGAAACACCCAGGGCATGATCGCCATCGCGACGACCGAGCGAAACGGCCGCGTGGTCGGCGCCTGCCTTGTTTCCGAAGAGGACGAAATCATCCTGCTGTCCGAGAAGGGGCACATCGTGCGCACGCCGGTGGCAGACATTCGGGTCTGCTCGAGAGCCGCGCAGGGGGTCACTCTGATCGGGCTGAAAGACGACCGGCTGGTAAGCGTGACTCCCGTGCAGGCCGGCATGCGGGGAGAAGAGCCCGCGGAGAACGGGGAGGCTGAGCCGCAGAACGAAGGCGCCGGGCTCCCCGACGATGAATGA
- the serC gene encoding 3-phosphoserine/phosphohydroxythreonine transaminase: MRCFNFAPGPATLPLEVLEVIRDELFDFRGEGASIMEISHRSPAFAKVIEEAESGIRTLLGVPEGYDVLFMQGGGHQQFSAVPLNLLGTRRKADYIVNGTWSRKASKEAQKFCEVNVAALDDGTRAPRQQELRLDPDAAYVYYCDNETVHGVEFDYVPETGGVPLVADMSSNIMTRPVDVSRFGAIWFGAQKNFGIAGLAIALVRHDLIGRAGPACPVMLDWKTYAQSGSLFNTPPVFAIYVSSLVCRWLLRQGGVKEMQRRSALKSGLLYRTIDESEGFYRTRVQKDSRSRMNVTFALRDESLNEPFLAGALERGLKGVKGHRSVGGMRASLYNAVPQEGVQALADYMKEFARRHG, translated from the coding sequence ATGAGATGCTTTAATTTCGCCCCGGGGCCGGCCACGCTGCCGCTCGAGGTGCTCGAGGTGATTCGCGACGAACTTTTTGATTTCCGCGGCGAGGGCGCCTCAATCATGGAAATCAGCCACCGCAGCCCGGCTTTCGCGAAGGTCATCGAAGAGGCTGAGAGCGGCATTCGCACGCTGCTCGGGGTGCCTGAAGGCTACGACGTGCTGTTCATGCAGGGCGGAGGACACCAGCAGTTTTCGGCGGTTCCTCTCAATCTTCTCGGAACCCGCAGGAAGGCCGACTACATCGTGAACGGCACCTGGTCCCGGAAGGCATCGAAGGAGGCGCAGAAGTTCTGCGAGGTGAATGTGGCGGCTCTCGATGACGGCACGAGGGCTCCGCGCCAGCAGGAGCTTCGGCTCGACCCCGATGCGGCCTACGTGTACTACTGCGACAACGAGACGGTTCACGGCGTCGAGTTCGATTATGTGCCCGAGACGGGCGGCGTCCCGCTGGTGGCCGACATGTCGAGCAACATCATGACGCGTCCGGTGGATGTCTCCCGCTTTGGAGCCATCTGGTTCGGCGCCCAGAAAAACTTCGGCATCGCCGGGCTCGCGATTGCCCTTGTCAGGCATGATCTGATCGGGAGGGCCGGGCCGGCCTGCCCGGTCATGCTCGACTGGAAGACCTATGCGCAGTCAGGCTCGCTTTTCAATACGCCCCCGGTGTTCGCCATCTATGTCTCTAGCCTTGTCTGCCGGTGGCTTCTCCGGCAGGGCGGCGTGAAAGAAATGCAGCGCAGGTCCGCTCTGAAATCCGGACTTCTTTACCGGACGATAGACGAGTCCGAAGGGTTTTACCGCACGCGGGTGCAGAAGGACTCCAGAAGCCGCATGAATGTGACATTTGCTCTGCGCGACGAAAGCCTGAACGAGCCGTTCCTCGCGGGGGCGCTCGAGCGCGGCCTGAAGGGCGTCAAGGGCCACCGCAGCGTGGGCGGGATGAGAGCTTCCCTGTACAACGCCGTTCCCCAGGAAGGGGTCCAGGCCCTGGCCGATTACATGAAGGAGTTCGCCCGCCGCCATGGATGA